One Actinosynnema pretiosum DNA segment encodes these proteins:
- a CDS encoding YdcF family protein — MVLRKIGAGIGFALVGALVWGEVEHWRASRRRLGAGVDGGGSGTAVVVLGYRNAGERPNAVNRWRVRAGLRSLDGAGSVLVVCGGPVGGARPEADLLAGHARALGYRGPLLREPRSRTTWENVREVGPLLEGFARIKVVSNPFHAEKAREYLWRQHPHLAARLVRARDQRVGEWLLLKPLLAVRGRRSLRRVDARGQRCA; from the coding sequence GTGGTGCTGCGGAAGATCGGGGCCGGGATCGGGTTCGCGCTGGTCGGGGCGCTGGTGTGGGGCGAGGTGGAGCACTGGCGCGCGTCCCGCCGCAGGCTCGGCGCCGGGGTGGACGGCGGGGGTTCGGGCACGGCGGTGGTGGTGCTCGGCTACCGGAACGCGGGCGAGCGGCCGAACGCGGTGAACCGGTGGCGGGTGCGCGCGGGACTGCGCTCGCTGGACGGCGCGGGGTCGGTGCTGGTGGTGTGCGGGGGCCCGGTGGGCGGCGCGCGCCCGGAGGCGGACCTGCTGGCCGGGCACGCCAGGGCCCTCGGCTACCGGGGCCCGCTGCTGCGGGAGCCGCGCAGCCGCACGACCTGGGAGAACGTGCGCGAGGTCGGGCCGCTGCTGGAGGGCTTCGCCCGGATCAAGGTCGTGTCGAACCCGTTCCACGCCGAGAAGGCCCGCGAGTACCTGTGGCGCCAGCACCCGCACCTGGCGGCGCGGCTGGTGCGGGCGCGCGACCAGCGGGTCGGCGAGTGGCTGCTGCTCAAGCCGCTGCTGGCCGTGCGCGGTCGCCGCAGCCTGCGCCGCGTGGACGCGCGCGGCCAGCGGTGCGCCTGA
- a CDS encoding 3' terminal RNA ribose 2'-O-methyltransferase Hen1 has translation MLLTLTTTRAPATDLGFLLHKHPDRAQTFTTSSGPAHVFYPRADERACTVALLLEVDPVGLVRGHGSTLTQYVNDRPYTSGSLMAVALGSVFRTAMNGRCEARPELAAEPLPLRVELPAVPHRLVERLFTPLGWWVDAEVLPLGGDLGDSRYARVVLTGELLLSQALRHLYVLLPVLDGDKHYHVDQDEAAKLLRAGEGWLPEHPDRELITRRYLLNRRTLVQEVLSSLSSLAEAEEVEPEELDNALAPPRISLAGLRRETVISVLREAGARSVVDLGCGSGALLRPLIAEPQFTRVLGVDVSAHALRVAARKLRLDGMGERQRARVELRQGALTYVDRGLTGFDAAVLMEVVEHVDPERLPALEHAVFACARPGLVLVTTPNVEYNPLFETLPAGSLRHADHRFEWTRAQFREWAEGVAARTGYTTRYLPIGDEDPERGAPTQAAVFTLERTED, from the coding sequence GTGCTGCTGACGTTGACCACCACCCGCGCGCCCGCGACCGACCTCGGGTTCCTGCTGCACAAGCACCCCGACCGCGCGCAGACCTTCACCACCTCCTCCGGCCCCGCCCACGTCTTCTACCCTCGAGCGGACGAGCGGGCCTGCACGGTCGCGCTGCTGCTGGAGGTCGACCCCGTCGGCCTGGTGCGCGGTCACGGCAGCACGCTCACCCAGTACGTCAACGACCGCCCCTACACCTCCGGCTCGCTGATGGCCGTCGCCCTCGGGTCGGTGTTCCGCACCGCCATGAACGGCCGCTGCGAGGCCCGCCCCGAGCTGGCCGCCGAACCGCTGCCGCTGCGCGTGGAGCTGCCCGCCGTGCCGCACCGGCTGGTCGAGCGGCTGTTCACGCCGCTGGGCTGGTGGGTCGACGCCGAGGTGCTGCCGCTGGGCGGGGACCTCGGCGACTCCCGCTACGCGCGCGTCGTGCTGACCGGCGAGCTGCTGCTGTCCCAGGCGCTGCGCCACCTGTACGTGCTGCTGCCCGTCCTGGACGGCGACAAGCACTACCACGTCGACCAGGACGAGGCCGCCAAGCTGCTGCGCGCCGGCGAGGGCTGGCTGCCCGAGCACCCCGACCGGGAGCTGATCACCCGCCGCTACCTGCTGAACCGCAGGACCCTGGTGCAGGAGGTGCTGTCCTCGCTCTCCAGCCTGGCCGAGGCCGAGGAGGTCGAGCCGGAGGAGCTGGACAACGCCCTCGCCCCGCCCCGGATCTCCCTCGCAGGCCTGCGCCGCGAGACCGTGATCTCCGTGCTGCGGGAGGCGGGCGCGCGCAGCGTCGTCGACCTGGGCTGCGGCAGCGGCGCGCTGCTGCGCCCGCTGATCGCCGAACCGCAGTTCACCCGCGTGCTCGGCGTCGACGTCTCCGCGCACGCCCTGCGCGTGGCCGCCCGCAAGCTGCGCCTGGACGGCATGGGCGAGCGGCAGCGCGCCCGCGTCGAGCTGCGCCAGGGCGCGCTGACCTACGTCGACCGGGGCCTGACCGGGTTCGACGCGGCCGTGCTCATGGAGGTCGTCGAGCACGTCGACCCGGAGCGGCTGCCCGCGCTGGAGCACGCCGTGTTCGCCTGCGCCCGCCCCGGCCTGGTGCTGGTGACCACGCCGAACGTCGAGTACAACCCGCTGTTCGAGACCCTGCCCGCCGGGTCGCTGCGGCACGCCGACCACCGGTTCGAGTGGACCCGCGCGCAGTTCCGCGAGTGGGCCGAGGGCGTGGCGGCGCGCACCGGCTACACCAC